Proteins co-encoded in one Vicinamibacterales bacterium genomic window:
- a CDS encoding cytochrome c3 family protein, which produces MKRWAALVATVAAATLSVPVSAQKSAMLGGLHDVRVAGNTGNLCAGCHTPHSANVAYKAVLWNRSYVPTAASFTSYDINTNPDFKGGSVSLGASSALSLLCMSCHDGTTAVSAVIRTPSGTTLKPTTVASTLGSDLSNDHPVGFSYDASITGQGTPAKLVQTPDATKVKLFGTAGARRVECGSCHDAHTNAAGFLRSPNTNSALCLACHL; this is translated from the coding sequence ATGAAACGATGGGCAGCACTCGTCGCAACCGTGGCAGCCGCCACGCTGTCGGTCCCTGTCTCTGCACAGAAGAGCGCCATGCTGGGCGGACTGCACGATGTCCGCGTGGCGGGCAACACCGGCAACCTGTGCGCCGGCTGTCATACGCCGCACTCTGCCAACGTCGCGTACAAAGCGGTGCTCTGGAACCGGAGTTACGTGCCGACAGCGGCCAGCTTCACGTCCTACGACATCAACACGAACCCCGACTTCAAGGGAGGCTCGGTGAGCCTGGGTGCCAGCTCGGCGCTCAGCCTGCTGTGCATGAGCTGCCACGATGGCACGACGGCGGTGAGCGCCGTCATCAGGACGCCGAGCGGGACCACGCTGAAGCCGACAACCGTGGCGAGTACGCTCGGCAGCGATCTCTCCAACGACCACCCGGTCGGCTTCAGCTATGACGCATCGATCACGGGGCAGGGCACGCCCGCCAAGCTGGTGCAGACGCCCGACGCCACCAAGGTCAAGCTCTTCGGAACCGCTGGCGCACGCCGCGTGGAATGCGGGAGTTGTCACGACGCGCACACGAACGCAGCAGGCTTCCTCCGCTCTCCAAACACCAACAGCGCGCTCTGCCTGGCCTGCCATCTCTAG
- a CDS encoding peptidylprolyl isomerase — MTHHRTTVGAGLLVALVGAIGFATSVAWRSGPTRREPASTVALVEGQAITADDLDLRLSEILPMASYHGRIEPARLVSLKRAALDELVLDELIYREAVAHGQHPASDAVDTEVSAARARFDSVDEFAAALRENGLDEAGFRARAGRSILVRAARAAHARLEVSAADIAAYYRDNGAKFQRPDQVHLLEILFRVDPADPTSRGPAERKARVVLARLRQGESFAVLARDLSEDEYRVKDGDMGLVHRGRLDREFEDAVFTAPLRQPALARSLYGVQVFEVVERQPAAQLTLDEAWPDIGVRLTRQRRSEDLRAWKAHLLAGSHVEIRDAALRGAQPAELAMDSAALGPGRGRWGATAGRR; from the coding sequence ATGACCCACCATCGCACTACCGTCGGCGCCGGCTTGCTCGTCGCGCTCGTGGGAGCAATCGGATTCGCCACCTCCGTGGCGTGGCGGTCCGGGCCAACCCGTCGCGAGCCGGCATCCACCGTGGCGCTCGTCGAGGGCCAGGCAATCACGGCGGACGATCTCGACCTGCGTCTGTCCGAGATTCTGCCGATGGCGTCTTACCACGGTCGCATCGAGCCCGCCCGTCTTGTCTCCCTGAAGCGCGCTGCGCTCGACGAACTGGTTCTCGACGAACTCATCTACCGCGAGGCGGTTGCCCATGGTCAGCACCCGGCGTCGGATGCAGTGGACACCGAGGTTTCTGCCGCCAGGGCGCGCTTCGACAGCGTCGACGAATTCGCCGCGGCCCTCCGAGAGAACGGACTCGACGAGGCCGGGTTCAGGGCACGCGCGGGTCGCTCAATCCTCGTGCGCGCCGCCCGCGCCGCCCACGCGCGACTCGAGGTGTCCGCGGCGGATATCGCCGCCTACTACCGTGACAATGGTGCGAAGTTCCAACGGCCCGACCAGGTGCACTTGCTGGAGATCCTCTTCCGCGTCGATCCTGCCGACCCGACTTCGCGCGGGCCCGCCGAGAGGAAGGCGCGGGTGGTTCTTGCGCGCCTGCGCCAGGGCGAGAGCTTCGCCGTGTTGGCGCGCGACCTCTCGGAGGACGAGTACCGGGTGAAAGACGGGGACATGGGGCTCGTGCATCGCGGCCGGCTCGATCGGGAATTCGAAGATGCGGTCTTCACCGCCCCCCTCAGGCAACCCGCGCTCGCACGGTCGCTCTACGGGGTCCAGGTGTTCGAGGTGGTCGAGCGTCAGCCGGCAGCACAGCTCACGCTCGACGAGGCGTGGCCGGACATCGGCGTGCGCCTGACGCGGCAGCGCCGCAGCGAAGACCTTCGCGCGTGGAAGGCGCATCTGCTCGCCGGTTCGCACGTCGAGATTCGCGACGCGGCACTTCGCGGGGCTCAGCCGGCAGAGTTGGCGATGGACAGTGCGGCGCTCGGGCCTGGTCGCGGCCGCTGGGGCGCGACTGCGGGTCGTCGATGA